Proteins from one Chaetodon auriga isolate fChaAug3 chromosome 19, fChaAug3.hap1, whole genome shotgun sequence genomic window:
- the LOC143338487 gene encoding uncharacterized protein LOC143338487 — protein MDDKLILSVFNYPELYNVTLPNYRCTESRANAWKNISIVLGLPSEECKRKWKNMRDRYLKEVRMEIKSKKQGEIVQSRWKYRQLMNFIAPFTGSRSGVADICGNNDDDHDNPDNESGSAEGENASSESAKTAQPIVKVPVSEPDLKPQVTFVTQLPSMSQDTQLAVLAKMPSGPQINSNSKTGRKRRLMQESLSLSSSQTAPSPAKWLVKDNGTSFPNRPRDEDELFLLSFVPALKRLAPQKRCETKIKIQQIMYEAEFNVAQPESQEKQPKPEMRE, from the exons ATGGACGATAAGTTAATATTGTCTGTATTTAATTATCCAGAGCTGTACAATGTCACTTTGCCGAATTACCGCTGCACAGAAAGTCGGGCAAATGCCTGGAAAAACATCAGTATCGTACTGGGTCTCCCAT CTGAGGAGTGTAAAAGGAAATGGAAGAACATGAGAGACAGGTACTTGAAAGAAGTCCGAATGGAGATCAAAAGCAAGAAGCAAGGGGAGATCGTGCAGAGTAGGTGGAAATACAGACAACTCATGAACTTTATTGCGCCCTTCACCGGCTCCAGAAGTGGAGTGGCAGACATCTGTGGCAACAATGACGACGACCACGACAATCCTGACAACGAATCTGGCAGCGCGGAGGGAGAAAACGCATCGTCAGAGTCAGCCAAGACAGCCCAGCCCATCGTGAAGGTCCCTGTGAGTGAACCTGACCTCAAACCCCAAGTCACGTTTGTGACGCAGCTCCCCTCAATGTCCCAAGACACACAGCTGGCTGTTCTGGCTAAAATGCCATCAGGCCCACAGATCAACTCCAACAGCAAAACTGGACGGAAACGACGCCTAATGCAAGAGTCTCTTTCACTGTCCTCTTCTCAAACTGCACCGTCCCCTGCAAAATGGCTGGTCAAAGACAATGGCACCTCATTTCCCAACAGGCCACGGGATGAGGATGAACTGTTCCTGCTGAGCTTTGTACCTGCTCTGAAGCGGCTCGCTCCACAGAAGAGGTGTGAAACGAAGATAAAGATCCAGCAGATCATGTATGAAGCAGAGTTCAACGTTGCACAGCCAGAATCTCAAGAGAAACAGCCGAAACCAGAAATGCGGGAGTAG
- the rnf185 gene encoding E3 ubiquitin-protein ligase RNF185, giving the protein MATAAPPPASGSTAATENPSPGSSSSTAADSGNQDSTFECNICLDTAKDAVISLCGHLFCWPCLHQWLETRPNRQVCPVCKAGISRDKVIPLYGRGSTGQQDPRERTPPRPQGQRPEPENRGGFQGFGFGDGGFQMSFGIGAFPFGIFATAFNINDGRPPPAAPGTPQHMDEQFLSRLFLFVALVIMFWLLIA; this is encoded by the exons ATGGCCACCGCTGCCCCCCCGCCAGCCTCTGGCTCTACTGCGGCCACTGAAAACCCAAGTCCCGGATCCAGCAGCTCGACTGCGGCCGACAGTGGCAACCAGGACAGCACCTTCGAGTGTAATATTTGTCTGGACACCGCCAAGGATGCAGTGATCAGCCTGTGTGGACACCTCTTCTG TTGGCCATGCTTGCATCAG TGGTTGGAGACCAGGCCCAACAGACAGGTGTGTCCAGTGTGTAAAGCTGGCATCAGCCGAGACAAAGTTATCCCCTTATATGGGCGGGGAAGCACAGGTCAACAGGACCCCAG AGAACGAACACCCCCTCGACCACAAGGTCAAAGGCCTGAGCCAGAAAACCGTGGT GGTTTTCAAGGGTTTGGCTTTGGAGACGGGGGTTTCCAAATGTCGTTTGGAATCGGTGCCTTTccatttggtatttttgctaCAGCTTTCAACATCAATGATGGAAGGCCTCCTCCAg CGGCCCCTGGGACACCACAGCACATGGATGAACAGTTTCTGTCTCGACTCTTCCTGTTTGTTGCCCTGGTGATTATGTTTTGGCTGCTGATTGCATAA
- the LOC143338165 gene encoding chemerin-like receptor 1: protein MELDYIEYDDYTPDNETENFTTGGTLNFSTAQTPLTHVLVAVNIIISVVGLGGNSLVMWICGWKMKRTVNTTWYISLAISDSLFCAFLPLEVFYMITSHWPFGLVLCKMTSFALFLNMYSSVFLLVLISADRCVMISCPVWSHNHRTVRKAYAVVFLMWLLSALLTLPSLVFRQVTVHGSVTQCHTNYMGHSNHNAVVLTRFICGFLIPFLMIVFCCFVLGVKLRSLTLKSTKPYKVMAALILSFFFCWVPYHSFVLLELDIKNHSLEVLQTGLKVGATLAAANCLISPFLYVFIGNDFKRTLKRSLTSGMEEAMAEDFRTGGLNHSKSKSMEVIKNII from the coding sequence ATGGAATTGGATTATATAGAATATGACGATTATACTCCAGACAATGAAACTGAGAACTTCACCACAGGTGGAACATTGAATTTCAGTACCGCTCAGACTCCTTTGACTCATGTCCTGGTGGCAGTCAATATCATTATATCTGTTGTCGGACTTGGTGGAAATTCATTGGTGATGTGGATCTGTGGATGGAAAATGAAGAGAACTGTCAACACCACCTGGTACATCAGTCTGGCCATTTCAGACTCTTTGTTCTGTGCCTTTTTGCCTCTGGAGGTATTCTACATGATCACCTCACACTGGCCTTTCGGATTGGTCTTGTGCAAGATGACCTCCTTCGCCCTGTTTCTCAACATGtacagcagtgtgtttctgttggttcTGATCAGCGCTGATCGCTGTGTCATGATATCGTGTCCTGTGTGGTCACATAACCACCGGACGGTGCGCAAGGCGTATGCAGTTGTTTTCCTCATGTGGCTCCTTTCTGCGCTGCTAACATTACCCTCGCTGGTCTTCAGACAAGTTACAGTCCATGGCTCAGTCACTCAGTGCCACACCAATTACATGGGCCATTCCAACCACAATGCCGTGGTGCTGACTCGCTTCATCTGCGGGTTCCTGATCCCTTTCCTGATGATTGTGTTCTGCTGCTTCGTGCTTGGTGTGAAGCTGAGAAGTTTGACCCTCAAGTCAACAAAGCCTTACAAAGTCATGGCAGCACTCATCTTGTCGTTTTTCTTCTGCTGGGTCCCCTATCATAGCTTTGTCCTCTTAGAGTTGGACATTAAGAACCACAGCCTGGAAGTGCTGCAAACTGGCCTGAAGGTGGGGGCCACCCTGGCTGCAGCAAACTGCCTCATATCCCCGTTTCTCTATGTGTTCATCGGTAATGACTTTAAACGAACCCTAAAGCGTTCTTTGACATCAGGGATGGAGGAGGCAATGGCGGAGGATTTTCGTACGGGTGGTCTTAATCACTCAAAGTCTAAGTCAATGGAAgttattaaaaatatcatttaa
- the LOC143338396 gene encoding iron-sulfur cluster assembly scaffold protein IscU-like has product MAGTVANKCLSPLAFVTRRLSAPEFITRCCYHPKVVDHYENPRNVGTLDKQSKNVGTGLVGAPACGDVMKLQIEVDDQGKIVDARFKTFGCGSAIASSSLATEWVKGKSVDEALMIKNTDIAKELCLPPVKLHCSMLAEDAIKAALADYRLKQQDDQQEAVRASN; this is encoded by the exons ATGGCGGGTACCGTGGCGAACAAGTGTCTCAGTCCTTTGGCTTTTGTCACCAGGAGGCTGTCAGCTCCGGAGTTCATCACCCGCTGCTGCTACCACCCAAAG GTGGTGGATCATTATGAGAACCCAAGAAATGTGGGCACGCTGGACAAACAGTCCAAGAATGTTGGGACTGGCCTGGTGGGTGCGCCGGCCTGTGGAGATGTGATGAAGCTCCAG ATTGAGGTGGATGACCAGGGGAAGATTGTGGATGCCAGGTTCAAAACGTTTGGCTGTGGCTCTGCTATTGCCTCCAGCTCTTTGGCCACCGAGTGGGTGAAGGGCAAGTCT GTGGACGAGGCTTTGATGATAAAGAACACTGACATTGCCAAAGAGCTCTGTCTTCCACCGGTGAAACTTCACTGCTCCA TGCTTGCGGAGGACGCTATCAAGGCTGCCCTGGCTGACTATCGTCTCAAGCAACAGGACGACCAGCAGGAGGCAGTCAGGGCCAGCAATTAA
- the tmem119b gene encoding transmembrane protein 119b, giving the protein MLPMALHLTGLCVVFCISSSSATPSLEGSADEEDLGNFTSFLPTSNGSSEYQTTPVGPTHVEMDFLSQVVNFLEENVLLILVAGSFILLVFLIICGAIFMSRRRKVNAYYPSSFPSKMYVDHRDKTGGAKPFNEVPEKPAPEQQSEPVDSHKQLQADIMRAAKSLRTPNKCVDAAEGSDPSQRVADHSPEDSSKPDGSILDQQLPCLPEEKEQCELSESEAAAAASSPELNPPEQPHKEEDDSQEPLTGRSLRPSSLHIHNDSATLQLIAGEKTAF; this is encoded by the coding sequence ATGCTCCCGATGGCCCTTCATCTGACtggtctgtgtgttgtgttttgcatcagcagcagctcggcCACACCTTCTCTAGAGGGAAGTGCAGATGAGGAAGACCTCGGTAACTTCACTTCCTTTCTGCCCACCAGCAACGGTTCCTCTGAATACCAAACCACACCTGTTGGCCCCACACATGTGGAGATGGACTTTCTGAGTCAAGTTGTGAACTTTCTGGAGGAGAACGTGCTCCTTATCCTTGTTGCGGGCTCTTTTATCCTTCTTGTCTTCCTCATTATCTGTGGAGCAATTTTCATGAGCCGCAGGCGCAAAGTCAACGCATACTACCCTTCGTCCTTCCCCTCGAAAATGTATGTGGACCACAGGGACAAAACCGGAGGTGCTAAACCCTTTAATGAAGTGCCAGAAAAACCTGCACCTGAGCAGCAAAGTGAGCCAGTGGACTCTCACAAGCAGCTCCAGGCAGACATCATGAGGGCTGCCAAGAGCCTGCGCACTCCAAATAAATGTGTTGATGCTGCAGAGGGAAGTGACCCCAGTCAGAGAGTAGCAGACCACAGTCCCGAGGACAGCTCTAAACCAGATGGCAGCATCCTGGACCAGCAGCTACCATGTCTCCCTGAGGAAAAGGAGCAGTGTGAGCTTTCTGagagtgaagcagctgcagcagcaagcagcCCTGAGCTGAATCCTCCAGAGCAGCCTCATAAGGAGGAAGATGATTCACAGGAGCCTCTGACTGGCAGGAGTCTCCGGCCCTCCTCTCTGCACATTCACAATGACTCTGCTACTCTTCAGCTGATcgcaggagagaaaacagccttctag